In one Acanthochromis polyacanthus isolate Apoly-LR-REF ecotype Palm Island chromosome 20, KAUST_Apoly_ChrSc, whole genome shotgun sequence genomic region, the following are encoded:
- the gramd1c gene encoding protein Aster-C, protein MCSPVSSMSEKTDQVSNRSGVGSDDITDDTTSLADLRWSSEDEDSSDYQTQCLAAPQTPVATYKQRFEEFKKLFKEVPESERLIVDYPCALQREILLQGRLYLSQSWVCFYSNVFRGTKITLTLKDITNVTKEKMARLIPNAIQIHTATEKFFFTSFSAREKSYKGVFQMWQNTLMDKPLTSLELWQMVKQHYGSDLGLSHEEMESFQIATESSMQTSLTARPGGDDAPVRLERPHILRLPAVEQVPLEASTPQGEDFPSPVGSQNSANTDESRTSPSQRRSPVPLLNRLTSERVSKRSTLSLDLNANENGASQQSGSESIEEVEEHVGPSQVSGRLYLNKVFHISATKMFELLFSDSIFLRRFMNVRKITNASFTPWQKDASGNKKRTLNYTVTISNPLIGKFSTATEHQTLYKESRDGHYLVDSEVYTHDVPYHDYFYTQNHYSIKSNSKRKCRLRVYTDVKYKKQPWGLVKSFITKNSWSGIEDYFRELEAELLEEEAEINQGGGESGKMAGLRRRRRTYSRTLPEHIKPNKQYGQDPEQHRDGSMGPLEMKGPYRWNTTTIVAWMSVILLILVLLNLGLFFKLWAMEDVAHRMYLSTKHRLREKSEASLAPEYGPKQAPVYRTREEMQMLKTVLQDSINLLEQLRSSLVVLQQNFALANQTAAPQ, encoded by the exons ATGTGTTCCCCTGTGAGCAGCATGTCGGAGAAGACGGACCAGGTATCCAACCGCTCAGGGGTGGGAAGCGACGACATTACAGATGACACGACATCACTGGCGGATTTAAGGTGGAGCTCAGAGGATGAAGAT AGCTCTGACTATCAGACGCAGTGTCTTGCAGCGCCTCAAACTCCCGTGGCCACCTACAAACAGAGGTTTGAAGAGTTTAAGAAGTTGTTCAAAGAGGTGCCTGAATCAGAGAGACTCATAGTAG ACTATCCATGTGCCCTCCAGCGGGAAATTCTTCTTCAGGGACGCCTCTACCTGTCTCAGAGCTGGGTCTGTTTCTACAGCAATGTGTTTCGGGGTACAAAG ATCACACTGACTCTTAAAGACATCACTAATGTGACGAAGGAGAAAATGGCTCGGCTGATTCCCAACGCCATCCAGATCCACACAGCCACAGAGAAG TTCTTCTTCACTTCCTTCTCAGCAAGAGAGAAAAGCTACAAGGGTGTTTTCCAAATGTGGCAAAACACACTGATGGACAAG CCTCTGACAAGCCTCGAGTTGTGGCAGATGGTTAAACAGCATTATGGGTCTGATTTGGGTCTGAGCCATGAGGAGATGGAGAGTTTTCAGATAGCGACAGAATCCAGCATGCAGACCAG CCTGACAGCAAGGCCTGGCGGTGATGATGCTCCGGTGAGACTGGAGCGTCCCCACATCCTCCGCCTCCCCGCCGTGGAGCAGGTACCCTTAGAGGCCTCCACACCCCAGGGGGAGGACTTCCCTTCCCCTGTCGGCTCACAGAACTCGGCAAACACG GATGAGTCTCGTACCAGTCCGTCTCAGCGGCGTAGTCCTGTCCCCTTGCTGAACCGCCTCACCTCAGAGCGGGTCTCCAAACGCTCCACGCTTTCTCTTGACCTCAACGCCAACGAGAACGGTGCCTCCCAGCAGAGCGGCTCAGAAAGCATCGAGGAAG TGGAGGAGCATGTTGGCCCTTCTCAGGTGTCGGGTCGACTGTATCTCAACAAGGTTTTCCACATCAGTGCCACCAAAATGTTTGAGCTGCTCTTCAGCGACTCCATCTTCCTCCGCAGGTTTATGAACGTCCGTAAGATAACCA ATGCCAGCTTCACTCCCTGGCAAAAAGATGCGTCTGGGAACAAGAAGCGGACTCTGAACTACACAGTAACCATCAGCAACCCTCTGATTGGGAAGTTCTCCACGGCGACAGAGCACCAG ACGCTGTACAAAGAATCCAGGGATGGTCATTACCTTGTTGACTCAGAGGTGTACACTCATGACGTCCCCTATCACGACTACTTCTACACTCAAAACCACTACAGCATCAAAAGTAACTCGAAGCGGAAGTGCCGCCTAAG GGTGTACACTGATGTGAAGTACAAGAAGCAGCCATGGGGCCTGGTCAAGTCATTTATCACCAAAAACTCCTGGAGTGGAATAGAAGATTATTTCCGAGAGCTGG AGGCAGAACTTCTGGAGGAGGAAGCGGAGATCAACCAAGGTGGTGGAGAGTCTGGGAAGATGGCTGGactcaggaggaggaggcgaaCTTACAGCCGGACTCTGCCAGAGCACATAAAGCCCAACAAGCAGTATGGGCAAGATCCTGAACAACACAGAGACGGCAGCATGG GTCCCCTAGAAATGAAAGGCCCCTACAGATGGAACACGACTACGATAGTAGCTTGGATGAGTGTGAT TTTGCTGATTCTGGTGCTGCTGAATCTGGGCCTCTTTTTCAAGTTGTGGGCGATGGAGGACGTAGCCCACCGCATGTATCTGAGCACCAAGCACCGGCTCAGGGAGAAGAGCGAGGCCAG TTTGGCGCCTGAATATGGTCCCAAACAGGCACCAGTGTACAGGACCAGAGAGGAGATGCAAATGCTGAAAACTGTGCTGCAAGACTCCATTAACCTTTTAGAACAG